From one Armatimonadota bacterium genomic stretch:
- the aroB gene encoding 3-dehydroquinate synthase, which translates to MSGVVRSVVLIGMPGAGKSVVGRAVAARLGWPFVDTDDLVVQRAGRPVTAIFQEQGEGAFRRLERLAVRRAAAAHPAVIGTGGGVVLDEGNLEALRRRGLLIWLQAPPEVLLSRLGPGAADRPLLAADPPGRLEALLRARAARYAEADITLDGTRPVDEVAEEIVGLVLQRAAATVPVSLPGGGYPVRIGAGLLDLLGAEVRRRVAPSRIVLLTHGRLWRRFGARAARALAAVGLPPLRVTVPEGERAKSLRAAAGVIDRMAAAEVDRRAALVALGGGVVGDLGGFVAGVYMRGITLVHVPTTLLAQVDSAIGGKAAVNHPRAKNLVGVFHQPAVVVADVETLRPLPERELRSGLAEVVKYGMACDAALADWVEAHLPAVLARDAAVLADLVARCAAVKARVVAADEREAGPRRVLNYGHTVGHALERLDGRLTHGEAVALGMCVEAEVSRRLGLLAGEAVERQATLLARAGLPTRLPADAPDAGALLATMRLDKKTAAGALRLVLLKEVGQGVIDQVVPEALVREALGACRASS; encoded by the coding sequence GTGAGCGGCGTGGTGCGCAGCGTCGTGCTGATCGGCATGCCGGGGGCGGGGAAGTCGGTGGTCGGGCGCGCGGTGGCGGCGCGGCTGGGCTGGCCCTTCGTCGACACCGACGACCTGGTGGTGCAGCGGGCCGGCCGGCCGGTCACGGCGATCTTCCAGGAACAGGGGGAGGGCGCCTTCCGCCGGCTGGAGCGCCTGGCGGTGCGCCGTGCCGCCGCCGCGCACCCGGCGGTCATCGGCACCGGCGGCGGCGTGGTGCTCGACGAGGGCAACCTGGAGGCGCTGCGCCGGCGCGGGCTGCTGATCTGGCTGCAGGCGCCGCCGGAAGTCCTGCTGAGCCGGCTCGGCCCGGGGGCGGCCGACCGCCCGCTGCTCGCCGCCGACCCGCCCGGCCGGCTGGAGGCGCTGCTGCGCGCCCGGGCGGCGCGCTACGCCGAGGCGGACATCACCCTCGACGGTACCCGCCCGGTGGACGAGGTGGCCGAGGAGATCGTCGGCCTGGTGCTGCAGCGCGCCGCGGCGACCGTCCCCGTGTCATTGCCGGGCGGCGGCTACCCGGTGCGCATCGGGGCGGGGCTGCTCGACTTGCTGGGCGCGGAGGTGCGGCGGCGGGTCGCCCCGAGCCGCATCGTGCTGCTCACCCACGGCCGGCTGTGGCGCCGCTTCGGGGCCCGCGCCGCCCGGGCGCTGGCAGCGGTCGGGCTGCCGCCGCTGCGGGTGACGGTCCCGGAGGGGGAGCGGGCGAAGAGCCTGCGCGCGGCCGCCGGGGTGATCGACCGGATGGCCGCGGCGGAGGTGGACCGCCGCGCCGCGCTGGTCGCGCTCGGGGGCGGGGTGGTGGGCGACCTGGGCGGGTTCGTCGCCGGAGTCTACATGCGCGGCATCACCCTGGTGCACGTCCCCACCACGTTGCTGGCCCAGGTGGACAGCGCCATCGGCGGCAAGGCGGCGGTGAACCACCCCCGGGCCAAGAACCTGGTCGGGGTCTTCCACCAGCCGGCCGTGGTCGTGGCCGACGTGGAGACGCTGCGGCCGCTGCCCGAGCGCGAACTGCGCTCGGGGCTGGCCGAGGTGGTGAAGTACGGGATGGCCTGCGACGCCGCGCTGGCCGACTGGGTGGAGGCCCACCTGCCGGCGGTGCTGGCCCGCGATGCGGCGGTGCTGGCCGACCTGGTGGCCCGCTGCGCGGCGGTGAAGGCGCGCGTGGTGGCGGCGGATGAGCGCGAGGCGGGCCCGCGGCGCGTCCTCAACTACGGGCACACGGTGGGACACGCGCTGGAGCGGCTGGACGGGCGCCTGACCCACGGCGAGGCGGTGGCGCTGGGGATGTGCGTGGAGGCGGAGGTGAGCCGCCGCCTCGGCCTGCTGGCCGGGGAGGCGGTGGAGCGGCAGGCGACGCTGCTGGCTCGCGCCGGGCTGCCCACGCGCCTGCCGGCGGACGCGCCCGACGCCGGGGCGCTGCTGGCGACCATGCGCCTGGACAAGAAGACGGCGGCCGGGGCATTGCGCCTGGTGCTGCTGAAGGAGGTCGGGCAGGGGGTGATCGACCAGGTCGTGCCGGAGGCGCTGGTGCGGGAGGCGCTGGGGGCGTGTCGCGCATCCTCGTGA
- the aroQ gene encoding type II 3-dehydroquinate dehydratase, with the protein MSRILVIFGPNLNLLGEREPEVYGREPYAALVERLERVGRELDVEVEVFQSNHEGAIIDRLHAARRTHDAVVLNAGGLTHTSVALRDAVAAVGLPVVEAHLSNPARREPFRRRSLLAEVCVGSIAGFGGESMVLALRAAAALLQRPGGRA; encoded by the coding sequence GTGTCGCGCATCCTCGTGATCTTCGGGCCGAACCTCAACCTGCTCGGTGAGCGGGAGCCGGAGGTGTACGGGCGCGAGCCCTACGCCGCGCTGGTGGAGCGCCTCGAGCGGGTGGGGCGGGAGCTCGACGTGGAGGTCGAGGTCTTCCAGTCCAACCACGAGGGGGCGATCATCGACCGGCTGCACGCGGCCCGCCGCACCCACGACGCGGTGGTGCTCAACGCCGGAGGCCTCACCCACACCAGCGTGGCGCTGCGCGACGCCGTGGCCGCGGTGGGGCTGCCGGTGGTGGAGGCGCACCTCTCCAACCCGGCACGGCGGGAGCCCTTCCGCCGTCGCTCGCTGCTGGCGGAGGTGTGCGTGGGCTCCATCGCCGGGTTCGGCGGGGAGTCCATGGTCCTGGCCCTGCGCGCCGCCGCCGCGCTCCTCCAGCGGCCGGGAGGGCGGGCCTGA
- a CDS encoding putative metallopeptidase → MRWQPAPDIHRRLVRIARALGFDHVDPRRVHCLRVFGSRANAYARIWGLPQIFQRALRVRAHYVVEVLMPDFGRLSRAQQDRVLIHELLHIPRTFSGGLRPERAPRFAITHHTVSRLYRQYLTAARGRSAGRRRGDRAAAAGRSRGSAGTGRRGGRGPGVRGAPLRTVSDGR, encoded by the coding sequence ATGCGCTGGCAGCCCGCTCCCGACATCCACCGCCGGCTGGTGCGCATCGCCCGCGCGCTGGGCTTCGACCACGTCGACCCGCGGCGGGTCCACTGCCTGCGCGTCTTCGGCTCGCGCGCCAACGCCTACGCCCGCATCTGGGGGCTGCCGCAGATCTTCCAGCGGGCGCTGCGCGTGCGGGCGCACTACGTGGTCGAGGTGCTGATGCCCGACTTCGGGCGCCTCAGCCGGGCGCAGCAGGACCGCGTCCTCATCCACGAGCTGCTGCACATCCCCCGCACCTTCTCCGGGGGGCTGCGCCCGGAGCGGGCGCCGCGCTTCGCCATCACCCACCACACCGTCAGTCGCCTCTACCGGCAGTACCTCACCGCGGCGCGCGGCCGCAGCGCCGGCCGCCGGCGCGGCGACCGCGCCGCCGCCGCGGGGCGGAGCCGCGGGTCGGCAGGTACCGGCCGCCGCGGCGGCCGGGGCCCTGGCGTGCGGGGCGCACCTCTGCGCACCGTGAGCGACGGTCGGTAG
- the aroC gene encoding chorismate synthase translates to MLRFLTAGESHGRALVAILEGIPAGLPLTEEDLARDLARRQGGYGRGGRMQIEQDRAEIVSGVIRGETIGAPIALWLENRDWRRDEPDITRPRPGHTDLVGAQKYGFREVRRVLERSSARETAARVAVGAICRKLLAAFGIEIFSHVTEIGGVAIAARPAAWEAYAPRAEASPVRAVDEEAARRMMAAIDEAAERGDTLGGVFEVVALGVPPGLGSYVHWDRKLDARLAAALMSINAIKGVEVGLGFEAARRPGSEAHDEILYERGRGFYRASDRSGGLEGGTTTGEPLVVRAAMKPLSTLRRPLRSVDLVTKEPVEAVVVRSDVCAVPAAGVIGEAMVAYVLADAFLEKFGGDALADIRGAYDAYLRRLREM, encoded by the coding sequence ATGCTGCGCTTCCTGACCGCCGGGGAGTCGCACGGCCGGGCCCTGGTGGCCATCCTGGAAGGGATACCGGCGGGCCTGCCGCTCACCGAGGAGGACCTGGCCCGGGACCTGGCCCGCCGGCAGGGCGGCTACGGCCGCGGCGGGCGGATGCAGATCGAGCAGGACCGCGCCGAGATCGTCTCCGGGGTCATCCGCGGCGAGACCATCGGCGCCCCCATCGCGCTGTGGCTGGAGAACCGCGACTGGCGGCGCGACGAGCCCGATATCACCCGTCCGCGCCCGGGCCACACCGACCTGGTGGGCGCGCAGAAGTACGGCTTCCGCGAGGTGCGGCGGGTGCTGGAGCGCAGCAGCGCCCGGGAGACGGCGGCCCGCGTGGCGGTCGGCGCGATCTGCCGCAAGCTGCTGGCCGCCTTCGGCATCGAGATCTTCAGCCACGTCACGGAGATCGGCGGCGTGGCCATCGCCGCGCGCCCGGCGGCCTGGGAGGCGTATGCGCCCCGGGCCGAGGCGTCGCCGGTCCGGGCCGTGGACGAGGAGGCGGCCCGGCGGATGATGGCGGCCATCGACGAGGCCGCCGAGCGCGGCGACACGCTGGGCGGGGTCTTCGAGGTCGTGGCGCTGGGCGTCCCGCCCGGGCTCGGCAGCTACGTCCACTGGGACCGCAAGCTGGACGCCCGGCTGGCCGCCGCGCTCATGTCCATCAACGCCATCAAGGGCGTGGAGGTGGGCTTGGGCTTTGAGGCGGCCCGCCGCCCGGGCTCGGAGGCCCACGACGAGATCCTCTACGAGCGCGGGCGGGGCTTCTACCGCGCCAGCGACCGGTCGGGGGGGCTGGAAGGGGGTACCACGACCGGCGAACCCCTGGTGGTGCGCGCGGCGATGAAGCCGCTCTCCACGCTGCGGCGGCCGCTGCGCTCTGTCGACCTGGTGACGAAGGAGCCGGTCGAGGCGGTGGTGGTGCGCAGCGACGTCTGCGCCGTCCCCGCCGCCGGGGTGATCGGCGAGGCCATGGTGGCCTACGTCCTGGCGGACGCCTTCCTGGAGAAGTTCGGCGGCGACGCGCTGGCGGACATCCGCGGCGCCTACGACGCCTACCTGCGCCGCCTGCGGGAGATGTGA
- the aroF gene encoding 3-deoxy-7-phosphoheptulonate synthase produces MIVVMEPGATQAQIEGVVQKIKAAGLGTHLSVGTERTVIGVVGDSHTKELLRDALEAAPGVEKVVRILQPFKLVSREFRPHDTIVRVGPAAIGGTRVAVIAGPCSVESRDQILRTAEAVKAAGATLLRGGAFKPRTSPYSFQGLEEEGLRLLAQARERTGLPVVTEAMDAAQLRIVAEYADMIQIGARNMQNYPLLRDAGRVGKPVLLKRGPGATVEELLLAAEYIMNEGNYEVVLCERGVRGFGNYTRYTLDLSAVPVLQHLTHLPVIVDPSHATGKWRYVEPMALAAVAAGADGITVEVHPEPDRALSDGPQSLTPENFARLMTRLRPVAAAVGREA; encoded by the coding sequence ATGATCGTCGTGATGGAGCCGGGAGCCACGCAGGCGCAGATTGAGGGTGTGGTGCAGAAAATCAAGGCGGCGGGGCTGGGGACGCACCTCTCCGTCGGGACGGAGCGGACCGTCATCGGTGTGGTCGGCGACAGCCACACCAAGGAGTTGCTGCGCGACGCGCTCGAGGCGGCGCCGGGCGTGGAGAAGGTCGTCCGCATCCTCCAGCCCTTCAAGCTGGTGAGCCGCGAGTTCCGCCCGCACGACACCATCGTGCGGGTGGGCCCGGCGGCCATCGGCGGCACCCGCGTGGCCGTCATCGCCGGACCCTGTTCCGTGGAGAGCCGCGACCAGATCCTCCGCACGGCGGAGGCGGTGAAAGCCGCGGGGGCGACGCTCCTGCGCGGCGGGGCCTTCAAGCCCCGCACCTCGCCCTACTCGTTCCAGGGGCTCGAGGAGGAGGGGCTGCGGTTGCTGGCCCAGGCGCGCGAGCGCACCGGCCTGCCGGTGGTCACCGAGGCCATGGATGCCGCGCAGCTGCGCATCGTCGCCGAGTACGCCGACATGATCCAGATCGGCGCCCGCAACATGCAGAACTACCCGCTGCTGCGCGACGCCGGCCGGGTGGGCAAGCCGGTGCTGCTGAAGCGCGGGCCGGGGGCGACCGTGGAAGAGCTGCTGCTGGCCGCCGAGTACATCATGAACGAGGGGAACTACGAGGTCGTCCTCTGCGAGCGCGGGGTGCGCGGGTTCGGCAACTACACCCGCTACACGCTGGACCTCTCCGCCGTCCCCGTCCTCCAGCACCTGACCCACCTGCCGGTGATCGTGGACCCGAGCCACGCCACCGGGAAGTGGCGGTACGTCGAGCCGATGGCCCTGGCCGCGGTGGCCGCCGGCGCGGACGGCATCACGGTGGAGGTGCACCCGGAGCCGGACCGCGCCCTCAGCGACGGGCCGCAGTCCCTCACGCCGGAGAACTTCGCCAGGCTGATGACCCGGCTGCGCCCGGTGGCGGCGGCGGTGGGACGGGAGGCCTGA
- a CDS encoding MFS transporter, with the protein MVRPGLYALGAFGSGLLQQTVLLWLFYFYAPPPGQPLPPRAEAAAVGVALGVGRVVDALADPLVAHWSDRVRWRWGRRRPFILAASPLLALTFVLVWRPPHAWPSPANALYLAVTLGLFFFLYTLVLNPYTALLPDLTPGGQGRLGTVAWLTAANLAGVGVAFVLSPLLADRLGFPQLGVALAPLGLAALLAAGLGVHEPPTTDPPRTFPDALRGVWSDARFRVYLPGLAALWFGLNTVTLTLALVVTVLMGLPQAMVAAVLGAGLAATVAALPLVSGLAARWGAPRTLRRAVAAVALFLLLMAGLGRWPLPLDPALLGTALVALAGPAVAGLFMLPNALLATIAEEHGRAGRGRVEGMFFAFQGIVLNGVTAASAVALGALLDGLGYTPPLAPGLRAALLLAAVSCAGAYLIFSRYPD; encoded by the coding sequence ATGGTCCGTCCTGGCCTCTACGCGCTGGGAGCCTTCGGCAGCGGCCTGCTGCAGCAGACGGTGCTGCTGTGGCTCTTCTACTTCTACGCCCCGCCGCCGGGACAGCCGCTCCCGCCGAGGGCGGAGGCGGCGGCCGTGGGCGTGGCCCTCGGCGTCGGGCGGGTCGTCGACGCCCTGGCCGACCCGCTGGTGGCCCACTGGAGCGACCGCGTGCGCTGGCGCTGGGGGCGGCGCCGCCCCTTCATCCTGGCGGCCTCACCGCTGCTGGCGCTCACCTTCGTGCTGGTGTGGCGCCCGCCGCACGCGTGGCCCTCCCCGGCAAACGCCCTCTACCTGGCCGTGACCCTGGGGCTGTTCTTCTTCCTGTACACGCTCGTCCTGAACCCGTACACGGCGCTCCTGCCCGACCTCACCCCCGGCGGGCAGGGACGCCTGGGCACGGTGGCCTGGCTGACCGCCGCCAACCTGGCCGGGGTCGGCGTCGCCTTCGTCCTCTCCCCCCTGCTGGCCGACCGCCTGGGGTTTCCGCAGCTGGGCGTCGCGCTGGCGCCGCTCGGGCTGGCTGCGCTCCTGGCCGCCGGGCTCGGCGTGCACGAGCCGCCGACGACCGACCCGCCCCGGACCTTCCCGGACGCGCTGCGCGGGGTGTGGAGCGACGCGCGCTTCCGCGTCTACCTCCCCGGCCTGGCCGCACTGTGGTTCGGGCTTAACACCGTCACGCTGACCCTGGCCCTCGTCGTCACAGTGCTGATGGGCCTCCCGCAGGCCATGGTGGCGGCGGTGCTCGGCGCCGGCCTGGCCGCCACGGTGGCGGCCCTCCCGCTGGTGAGCGGTCTGGCCGCGCGCTGGGGCGCCCCGCGCACGCTGCGGCGGGCCGTCGCCGCCGTCGCCCTCTTCCTGCTCCTGATGGCCGGCCTGGGGCGATGGCCGCTCCCGCTCGATCCCGCCCTGCTGGGCACGGCGCTGGTGGCCCTGGCCGGGCCGGCCGTGGCCGGGCTCTTCATGCTGCCCAATGCGCTGCTGGCGACGATCGCCGAGGAGCACGGGCGCGCCGGACGCGGCCGCGTGGAGGGGATGTTCTTCGCCTTCCAAGGGATCGTGCTGAACGGGGTGACGGCCGCCTCCGCGGTGGCGCTGGGCGCCCTCCTCGACGGGCTGGGATACACCCCGCCGCTGGCGCCGGGACTCCGGGCGGCCCTGCTGCTCGCGGCGGTCTCCTGCGCAGGCGCATACCTGATCTTCTCGCGCTATCCGGACTGA
- a CDS encoding GNAT family N-acetyltransferase, with the protein MQVHSGPLVRGAVALDPGTALPPEWDAWAEEPAHQVVLTEDDTVVGAVHVALVSAEEAWLEGVRVRADRQGQGIGRRLVAEAEALARRYGAGVARTAVPVHEYAAQAVAERAGYRPVTRAQVRETRLGAGPIDVPYDAHVRPAHPEEAAAIARRLQGGETLRAWAGLTPLGWRFRTLLVPMVKGLARDGRVLRTGEPAGPVEGAALFALHRDAAVVCLVDGPPSHVAAMLGVVAERARAHQVHRLVVFTPEGLPLPRLDGEWTPHPWCPDGLLIVSKEL; encoded by the coding sequence ATGCAGGTGCACAGTGGACCGCTGGTGCGGGGCGCGGTGGCCCTCGACCCGGGCACGGCCCTCCCACCCGAGTGGGACGCGTGGGCTGAAGAGCCGGCGCACCAGGTCGTCCTGACCGAGGACGACACGGTGGTCGGCGCCGTGCACGTGGCCCTGGTGAGCGCGGAGGAGGCGTGGCTCGAGGGGGTGCGCGTGCGGGCGGACCGCCAGGGCCAGGGCATCGGGCGGCGGCTTGTCGCCGAGGCGGAGGCGCTGGCGCGGCGCTACGGCGCCGGAGTGGCGCGCACGGCCGTCCCCGTCCATGAGTACGCGGCGCAGGCGGTGGCGGAGCGCGCCGGCTACCGGCCCGTCACCCGCGCGCAGGTCCGCGAGACCCGTCTCGGCGCCGGTCCCATCGATGTCCCCTACGATGCCCACGTGCGCCCGGCGCACCCCGAGGAGGCGGCGGCGATCGCGCGCCGCCTCCAGGGCGGCGAGACCCTGCGCGCGTGGGCGGGCCTGACCCCGCTGGGGTGGCGGTTCCGCACGCTGCTCGTCCCCATGGTGAAGGGGCTCGCCAGGGATGGCCGGGTCCTGCGCACCGGCGAGCCTGCGGGTCCCGTCGAGGGGGCGGCGCTCTTCGCCCTCCACCGCGACGCCGCCGTGGTCTGTCTCGTCGACGGTCCACCCTCGCACGTGGCGGCCATGCTCGGGGTGGTGGCCGAGCGCGCGCGGGCGCACCAGGTCCACCGCCTCGTCGTCTTCACGCCGGAAGGGCTCCCCCTGCCGCGCCTCGACGGGGAGTGGACGCCGCACCCCTGGTGTCCCGACGGCCTCCTCATCGTCAGCAAGGAGCTGTGA
- the aroA gene encoding 3-phosphoshikimate 1-carboxyvinyltransferase, protein MASPPRPAVRAVRPVVGTVSVPGSKSLTNRALLLGALAEGTTVVEEALWSEDTRRMVEGLRALGFTVETDLAGGRLVVHGAAGRVPAVEAVVDAGDAGTVARFLTAVAACGHGRCVVDGSARMRQRPIGGLVEALRALGGDLDAPTGCPPVHVRGRGLAGGRAAVRAARSSQFLSALLMAAPLARSPVELEVQGTLPAAPFVEMTVRVMAAFGVTVERPHPAVFRVAPQRYRARRYRVEPDASSASYFFAAAAVTAGRVEVPGLRPDSPQGDLAVLEVLARMGCAVRWTADGVEVSGPARLRGVDADLGAMPDMTPTLAALAPFADGPVRIRGVAVVRHHESDRLRALAQELRRLGQEVVEHDDGLEVHPRPLRPAVVETHGDHRLAMAFAVTGLRAEGLLLRGAECVAKTFPDFFERLEALVEGGGQTPR, encoded by the coding sequence GTGGCGTCCCCGCCCAGGCCGGCGGTGCGCGCCGTCCGCCCCGTCGTCGGCACCGTCAGCGTCCCCGGGTCGAAGAGCCTGACCAACCGCGCCCTCCTCCTGGGGGCCCTGGCCGAGGGGACCACCGTCGTCGAGGAGGCCCTGTGGAGCGAGGACACCCGGCGCATGGTCGAGGGGCTGCGCGCCCTGGGCTTCACCGTTGAGACCGACCTCGCCGGCGGCCGGCTCGTCGTGCACGGGGCGGCCGGGCGGGTCCCGGCCGTCGAGGCCGTCGTCGACGCCGGTGACGCCGGGACGGTGGCGCGCTTCCTCACCGCCGTGGCCGCCTGCGGGCACGGCCGCTGCGTGGTGGACGGGAGCGCGCGCATGCGCCAGCGCCCCATCGGCGGCCTCGTGGAGGCGCTGCGGGCGCTCGGCGGCGACCTTGACGCCCCCACCGGCTGTCCGCCCGTGCACGTGCGCGGCCGGGGCCTGGCCGGCGGGCGCGCCGCCGTCCGGGCGGCCCGGAGCAGCCAGTTTCTTTCGGCCCTGCTCATGGCCGCGCCACTGGCCCGCAGCCCAGTCGAGCTGGAGGTGCAGGGGACGCTCCCGGCGGCGCCCTTCGTGGAGATGACGGTGCGGGTGATGGCGGCGTTCGGCGTGACGGTGGAGCGCCCGCACCCCGCCGTCTTCCGCGTGGCCCCGCAGCGCTACCGTGCCCGCCGCTACCGGGTCGAGCCCGACGCCAGCAGCGCCTCCTACTTCTTCGCCGCGGCCGCGGTCACCGCCGGGCGCGTGGAGGTGCCGGGCCTCCGCCCCGACTCGCCCCAGGGCGACCTGGCCGTCCTCGAGGTGCTGGCGCGCATGGGGTGTGCGGTGCGCTGGACGGCGGACGGTGTGGAGGTGAGCGGCCCCGCGCGGCTGCGCGGCGTGGATGCCGACCTGGGGGCCATGCCGGACATGACCCCCACCCTGGCCGCCCTCGCGCCCTTCGCCGACGGGCCGGTGCGTATCCGCGGTGTGGCCGTGGTGCGCCACCACGAGAGCGACCGCCTCCGCGCCCTGGCGCAGGAGCTGCGCCGCCTGGGGCAGGAGGTGGTCGAGCACGACGACGGGCTGGAGGTCCATCCGCGCCCGCTCCGCCCGGCGGTGGTGGAGACCCACGGCGACCACCGGCTGGCGATGGCGTTTGCGGTCACAGGGCTGCGCGCGGAGGGACTCCTGCTGCGCGGCGCGGAGTGCGTCGCCAAGACCTTCCCCGACTTCTTCGAGCGGCTGGAGGCGTTGGTCGAGGGAGGAGGTCAGACGCCCAGGTAG
- the aroH gene encoding chorismate mutase — translation MHIRGIRGATSVEANTAEAILEAARELLVEIVRRNGVEPYEVAAVIFTATGDLDAAFPAEAGRLLGWTHVPLLSAREIDVPGAPPRTIRVLLLWNTPRAQEEIVHVYLREAVNLRPDLARGQRPTP, via the coding sequence ATGCACATCCGGGGCATCCGCGGCGCCACGTCGGTGGAGGCCAACACGGCCGAGGCGATCCTGGAGGCGGCCCGCGAGCTGCTGGTGGAGATCGTGCGCCGCAACGGGGTCGAGCCCTACGAGGTGGCGGCAGTGATCTTCACGGCCACCGGCGACCTGGACGCCGCCTTCCCGGCCGAGGCGGGCCGGCTGCTCGGGTGGACCCACGTCCCGCTGCTCAGTGCCCGCGAGATCGACGTCCCCGGGGCCCCGCCGCGCACCATCCGCGTCCTCTTGCTGTGGAACACCCCGCGGGCACAGGAGGAGATCGTGCACGTCTACCTGCGCGAAGCGGTGAACCTGCGCCCCGACCTGGCACGGGGGCAGCGCCCCACGCCGTGA
- the rsgA gene encoding ribosome small subunit-dependent GTPase A → MAEARGAASLAEGLVARATGSFCEVYHDGRTVRCVLRGRLRGMAGRPVPGDRVQFRPGADGTGVLEAVLPRRTVFTRWVRGARRVIAANVEQAVVVFAAASPEPEPGAIDRFLALAEAAHAAPVLCVNKADLADPAPLVARYRPLYPVLVTSARTGQGLDELRARLAGRISVVVGPSGVGKSTLLNALQPGLRRRTGELSPRTGRGRHTTTVAELLPVAEGFIVDTPGVQVLELEPLAPEAVDDCFPEIAARAAACAFRDCLHLEEPGCAVKAAVAREEIAPSRYRSYLALLDEVRRARRGSGR, encoded by the coding sequence GTGGCGGAGGCGCGGGGCGCCGCGTCGCTAGCGGAGGGGCTGGTCGCCCGGGCGACCGGATCCTTCTGCGAGGTCTACCACGACGGCCGGACGGTGCGCTGCGTCCTGCGCGGACGGCTGCGCGGGATGGCGGGGCGTCCGGTGCCCGGCGACCGGGTGCAGTTCCGGCCGGGTGCAGACGGGACGGGCGTCCTGGAGGCGGTGCTGCCGCGCCGGACCGTCTTCACCCGCTGGGTCCGCGGCGCGCGGCGGGTCATTGCCGCCAACGTCGAGCAGGCCGTAGTGGTCTTCGCCGCCGCGTCCCCCGAGCCCGAGCCCGGAGCCATCGACCGCTTCCTGGCCCTGGCGGAGGCGGCGCACGCGGCGCCGGTGCTGTGCGTGAACAAGGCGGACCTGGCCGACCCCGCGCCGCTGGTGGCGCGCTACCGTCCGCTCTACCCGGTGCTGGTGACGAGTGCGCGCACCGGGCAGGGGCTCGACGAGCTGCGCGCGCGCCTGGCCGGGCGCATCTCCGTGGTCGTCGGGCCCTCCGGCGTGGGGAAGTCGACGCTGCTGAACGCGCTCCAGCCCGGGCTGCGGCGGCGCACCGGTGAGCTCTCCCCGCGGACCGGGCGGGGACGCCACACCACGACGGTGGCCGAGCTCCTGCCGGTGGCGGAGGGGTTCATCGTCGACACGCCGGGGGTGCAGGTGCTGGAGCTGGAGCCGCTGGCGCCCGAGGCGGTGGACGACTGCTTCCCCGAGATCGCCGCCCGCGCCGCCGCCTGCGCCTTCCGCGACTGCCTCCACCTGGAGGAGCCGGGGTGCGCGGTGAAGGCGGCGGTGGCGCGCGAGGAGATCGCGCCGTCGCGCTACCGCAGCTACCTGGCGCTGCTGGACGAGGTCCGCCGGGCACGGCGGGGAAGCGGGCGGTGA
- a CDS encoding DinB family protein: MPDEFVNAVADVLEDLRRQVVEAVADLDDEDVNRRFPGLRNTVGILLRHIAGSERYWVQGIVGGATVLRHRDAEFGPDRLEKAALLATLRTVGEESARVLAQLPPERLAGTVRVERAGGSAEVTRTWALLHAVQHLAYHLGQIRQLAALARHARAATPAS, encoded by the coding sequence ATGCCGGACGAGTTCGTGAACGCGGTGGCGGACGTGCTGGAGGACCTGCGCCGCCAGGTGGTCGAGGCGGTGGCCGACCTCGACGACGAGGACGTCAACCGGCGCTTCCCCGGGCTGCGCAACACCGTGGGGATCCTGCTGCGCCACATCGCCGGCTCCGAGCGCTACTGGGTGCAGGGGATCGTGGGCGGCGCGACAGTGCTGCGTCACCGGGACGCGGAGTTCGGCCCCGACCGCCTGGAGAAGGCGGCGCTGCTGGCGACGCTGCGCACGGTGGGGGAGGAGAGCGCGCGCGTCCTGGCCCAGCTCCCCCCCGAGCGCCTGGCCGGGACGGTGCGGGTCGAGCGCGCGGGGGGCAGCGCGGAGGTGACGCGGACCTGGGCCCTGCTCCACGCCGTGCAGCACCTGGCCTACCACCTCGGGCAAATCCGACAGCTGGCGGCGCTGGCCCGCCACGCCCGCGCGGCCACACCGGCCTCCTGA
- a CDS encoding alanyl-tRNA editing protein — protein MGATLPFAALRYLHDAYAREETTHVRAVEGARVQLASTVLFPGGGGQPSDRGWLRWDGGEAAVVGHAHPAVEGDPPWHAVAGPVPPPGATVQVVVDWEHRYAVMRHHTALHVLSGVVYHLFGASVTGGQIYPDRARMDFALVDLDRARVEAIEREANRIITEGRPVRVRFVSREAFAREDLVRTARNLVPAHLETIRVVEIEGFDAQADGGT, from the coding sequence ATGGGTGCGACGCTCCCCTTCGCCGCTCTCCGCTACCTCCACGATGCGTACGCGCGCGAGGAGACCACCCACGTGCGCGCCGTCGAGGGGGCGCGGGTCCAGCTGGCCTCCACGGTGCTCTTTCCGGGTGGGGGCGGGCAGCCGTCCGACCGCGGGTGGCTGCGCTGGGACGGCGGGGAGGCGGCGGTCGTGGGCCACGCGCATCCGGCGGTCGAGGGGGATCCGCCCTGGCATGCGGTGGCCGGCCCCGTGCCGCCGCCGGGCGCCACGGTGCAGGTCGTGGTGGACTGGGAGCACCGCTACGCGGTGATGCGCCACCACACCGCCCTCCACGTCCTCAGCGGGGTCGTCTACCATCTCTTTGGGGCCAGCGTGACCGGCGGCCAGATCTACCCGGACCGGGCGCGCATGGACTTCGCGCTGGTTGACCTGGACCGGGCGCGGGTCGAGGCGATCGAGCGCGAGGCCAACCGCATCATCACCGAAGGCCGCCCGGTGCGGGTGCGCTTCGTCTCGCGGGAGGCGTTCGCTCGGGAGGACCTGGTGCGGACGGCCCGCAACCTGGTGCCCGCGCACCTGGAGACGATCCGCGTCGTGGAGATCGAGGGGTTCGACGCCCAGGCCGACGGCGGGACC